A window of the Bos indicus x Bos taurus breed Angus x Brahman F1 hybrid chromosome X, Bos_hybrid_MaternalHap_v2.0, whole genome shotgun sequence genome harbors these coding sequences:
- the LOC113887968 gene encoding melanoma-associated antigen B17-like, which translates to MPRMHKNKYHARVKCHQVQGDTQYPQEAQTSAVAAPKEECPSSPLSVPQGSPPSSPATGDHQEFQEAMAPSSPDAGPSFSGSDKGAQGPEEESAGASQAAPATQSPRKDPLTRKASMLLEFLLERSTKKEPISQHALLKVVGSKYREHIPEILRRASKHMELVFGLELTEVDRSRNIYAPINKLNLRGDEGPSDEGGVPKSGFLMVLLGIIFMKCNRATREVWEFLSVLGVYTGRRHWIFGEPRGSSPKIWCRRST; encoded by the coding sequence ATGCCTCGGATGCACAAGAACAAGTACCATGCCCGTGTGAAATGCCACCAGGTCCAGGGGGACACTCAGTATCCCCAGGAAGCCCAGACCAGTGCTGTTGCAGCCCCCAAAGAGGagtgcccctcctcccccttgTCTGTCCCTCAGGGTTCTCCCCCGAGCTCCCCTGCTACTGGAGATCACCAGGAGTTTCAGGAAGCCATGGCCCCTAGCTCTCCTGATGCAGGGCCCTCCTTCTCAGGATCTGATAAAGGTGCCCAGGGCCCAGAGGAGGAAAGTGCAGGTGCCTCCCAGGCAGCCCCTGCCACTCAGAGCCCTCGCAAAGATCCTCTGACCAGGAAGGCCAGCATGCTGCTGGAGTTCCTGCTGGAGAGGTCCACCAAGAAGGAGCCCATCTCGCAGCACGCCCTGCTGAAGGTCGTTGGCAGCAAGTATAGGGAGCACATCCCTGAGATCCTCAGGAGAGCCTCTAAGCACATGGAGCTGGTATTTGGCCTGGAGCTGACAGAAGTTGACCGTAGCAGGAACATCTACGCCCCCATTAACAAGCTCAACCTCAGGGGCGATGAAGGTCCGAGTGATGAGGGGGGCGTGCCCAAGTCTGGTTTCCTCATGGTGCTCCTGGGCATTATCTTCATGAAGTGCAACcgtgccaccagggaggtctgGGAATTCCTCAGTGTGTTGGGGGTCTATACTGGGAGGAGGCACTGGATCTTTGGGGAACCCAGAGGCTCATCACCAAAGATCTGGTGCAGAAGAAGTACCTGA